In a single window of the Montipora capricornis isolate CH-2021 chromosome 11, ASM3666992v2, whole genome shotgun sequence genome:
- the LOC138022754 gene encoding trichohyalin-like isoform X2 has translation MRHFKINFLLLHVTLFLLFVTNGFRSLSSRSLSFLRDNSHLASFVAVTQYLSKLTPIGRDDSINNYQGRREEEIRREIELKIKEIQNREDLIRQQAEQRFENYRQRQDEIRREAEERLFEEQNRADKLKKETIEKLKLEQLKEDELRRQAEKRIQEEKEKRDYIRQEAERLLREERLLGSLRTKQETQPSNGELAQQYRTEVIIPAGETNKGRSPLKEVELIRVEPDAEMAGVISERELSARSKSRKMMVFDPETGCYRKKSEIEDEEALAPEIKSNRVEYQFRIGSDEAETGQTETTSEDIPVFQGSVTTERSIMVNGKNRSKGQEGISEDDLKKGGDPMTENSEEQKKKSAKEPSERKRTTRAMSDESLEEKIREMEKRRERLLLRGLSFEAKESPSESPDKEDDSPRGEPDSPRSLGEDGSKKKRSRSERNKRRLTAEKLSRTKSEDDVLDGSRSSSSNDKAPKIDNKEETFTIQLNNTSKKIENKEETLTIQLNQTENPDEVFVKQEKPVEAGLVDLMTWDDDSTDGRSSPQKDPPEAFRKRADSTDGETFPKPINLVEIEAPITVTEKEKVQNAPVNNMDIDNDDDEDSDLPAQIIESISTWDNKARASNTADEDRKRREKEHEERKRRIEENQRRAAQELKAKKHASVEVNEKEGSEEPFSEMTMKEKRRSLVDMWESFSEAQTQVTSFQEDEIVPQKRSRKILERDNRTISFDPTGEDDGEERGEVDITEAMSSSRPVVVESNEKLTDEEQRWESAEKFQPGRLQKTVFHGMTESAPVIEESNAKPHKGPSRYDWMKGESYADQEALVPTKLKLGLQSNQETQEIPRKSPVQSSSPQPVQMVTKTEDQDSESSSEESESGSESPSESESKEERKPRIDTDEYHKLTEEEKQWESAGHFQPKKLNIALMSSFQQTPTDDGGFRPAPRKTQEGYSAVPKNAPDASPLEQVTVSNKPQSKMIEVEKISPVLEVKAETQPVQMVTKTEDQDAESSCEESESGSESSSESESKEERKPRIDTDEYHKLTEDEKQWESAGHFQPKKLNIALMSSFQQAPTDEGGFRPAPRKTQEGSRAVPKKAPDASPLEQVTVPNKPQSKMIEVEKISPVHEVKAETQPVQMVTKTEDQDAESSSEESESGSESSSESESKEERKPRIDTDEYHKLTEDEKQWESAGHFQPKKLNIALMSSFQQAPTDEGGFRPAHRKTQEGSRAIPKKAPDASPLEQVTVPIDPQRKMVEVEKISPVHEVKAETQPEAFVSNEESESEEEIPGWRKVEEQRRKQEKEEIERAKLEEKLRMEREAMEEDKKDQSDSSDDEFEAKVRTKEIRRINPNLLVQFLTGDEKEPEKPAKLVKLKTEDAGVESSSSDESEDEEEGEEMEEQSQEPRPVEDEYEEKVKSRQIGKLRIDNSPFFQAREDTSEVSQGSKIVLQKDPIVQKVAGSVAESAPPADFDVRRGYANEPDIDSGDGSSEEESDSGDDVPEWRKIEEKRRKQEQEEIERAKLEEQRRREREAVESENEDTEPLDDEFEAKVRTKEIRKINPNVLFQFMGQAGEKENPSSFKREEKEAVEVVQVKDETTSSSEESDADDDKEKAVAGEEDVYETKVKSGQVRKLVLNNSPFYQMTTKEEPQMIDRRFEAKIKIPEPIVQEEALVQVVDDKVVESEPDILFQEPQEGGEYEVKVKSRAVRKLSEDQFGFLRKQEEDERRKSLEKERLKAEREEREMLRKEEERRRRLEAEARAKEEEKILKEEELKRQKQKEKDRKEEERKRKIEEAERVRREEEERVRREEEEEQMRLEEMRRQKLEAKKKFESGVFDEVSVNHTEKDIYSVRRLDSNIFLQFQKTSSEEPKQKSKGKSKEKKENKIPEPETETVVVTSVDLIETSPYDERFDIGPSEDLEYEEKRKKVGKLDKDWFMKQQERQAEEQHLRTRELEEQRLREEKNEMLRVKQEKSHGEGHEPNSEALEKSGSEKTRNKLSNDNFGRGEKDEKVEKKKSRKKKDKSKKEKKSKSKSSEDGSDFVPVHQDEETAHLKMRLQRERDESELLRQEEERRQLAIEEEQYTDDKPKSVGKLNQQQFLMFQQKPPTFKESKKSENVEEIVQVQSHSNVESAPVNIDEALEKEDAEYELKINKGKKLDVDKYLSWRSQEALEGEKRKKKLAEERVRQEQEELAKLRAEEKKRLMKKQEPVDEEYDDEDIGDHQKLELDLERPEEDKADKRVSVGRLPDHFRSTFEGDTSKKDKSGSRRKSDKNKDSKSQQSDSQSKSSRSSSYDSLSYACHDRDLNGAVSPRENEPLEETSTDRSDSNKDAQLKDRPIESSATEEKPVPKKLGLTMFAAFEKSDLTSDVKLRRAKSEKKVRPKSVGNVDLLLWKDDGIIPSSSGSSKKEKKTGSLPRPKSIAF, from the exons acGATTCCATTAACAATTATCAGGGTCGTCGAGAAGAAGAGATACGAAGAGAGATCGAATTGAAGataaaagaaatccaaaatcgCGAGGATTTAATTCGTCAGCAAGCCGAACAAAGATTCGAAAACTACCGACAACGTCAGGACGAAATACGAAGAGAAGCCGAAGAAAGGCTTTTCGAAGAACAAAATAGGGCTGACAAGTTGAAAAAGGaaacgatagaaaaattgaaattagagCAACTAAAAGAAGATGAGTTGAGACGACAGGCGGAGAAGCGTATCCaggaggaaaaggaaaaacgaGATTATATCCGTCAAGAAGCTGAGAGGTTGCTAAGGGAGGAGAGGTTGTTAGGATCCCTGAGGACAAAACAGGAAACCCAGCCTTCAAACGGTGAATTGGCTCAACAATATAGGACTGAGGTTATTATTCCAGCAGGGGAAACCAATAAGGGTAGATCACCTTTGAAGGAAGTTGAATTGATCCGGGTAGAACCAGACGCAGAGATGGCAGGTGTCATTAGCGAGAGAGAGCTAAGCGCAAGGAGCAAGAGCCGTAAAATGATGGTGTTCGACCCAGAAACAGGGTGTTACAGGAAAAAGTCAGAAATTGAAGATGAGGAGGCCTTAGCACCCGAGATTAAATCCAACAGAGTAGAATATCAGTTTCGTATTGGCTCTGACGAGGCCGAGACTGGACAAACCGAAACAACATCCGAGGACATTCCAGTGTTTCAGGGATCAGTGACAACAGAGCGCAGTATTATGGTAAATGGTAAAAACAGATCGAAAGGCCAAGAAGGAATTAGCGAAGATGATCTCAAAAAGGGTGGGGATCCTATGACTGAAAATTCTGAAGAACAGAAGAAGAAATCTGCAAAGGAACCATCGGAAAGAAAGAGGACGACTCGAGCTATGTCAGATGAATCGTTGGAAGAAAAGATACGAGAAATGGAGAAGCGGAGAGAGCGACTGTTACTTCGTGGACTGTCTTTTGAGGCAAAGGAGAGCCCATCAGAATCTCCTGACAAAGAGGACGATTCCCCACGAGGTGAGCCCGACAGTCCACGAAGCTTAGGCGAAGATGGTTCGAAGAAGAAACGAAGTCGAAGTGAACGAAATAAACGGAGACTAACGGCCGAAAAGTTGAGCCGGACAAAGAGTGAAGACGATGTGTTGGATGGAAGCCGGAGCAGCTCAAGTAACGATAAG GCTCCAAAGATAGATAACAAGGAAGAAACTTTCACGATCCAGTTAAATAACACCTCAAAAAAGATAGAAAACAAAGAGGAAACTTTAACAATACAGTTGAATCAAACCGAGAACCCAGATGAAGTGTTCGTAAAACAGGAAAAACCGGTCGAAGCAGGTCTGGTAGACTTAATGACCTGGGATGACGACTCTACAGATGGTCGATCCTCGCCTCAGAAGGATCCGCCCGAGGCGTTCAGAAAGAGGGCGGACAGTACTGACGGGGAAACGTTTCCAAAGCCGATCAATctagtggagatagaggctcccaTTACAGTTACCGAGAAAGAGAAAGTACAGAATGCACCTGTAAACAATATGGAcatcgataatgatgatgatgaa GATTCCGACCTGCCTGCTCAAATCATTGAGTCAATCTCGACTTGGGACAACAAAGCGCGCGCAAGCAACACTGCGGATGAAGACCGCAAACGCCGTGAGAAAGAACACGAGGAAAGAAAGCGGAGGATAGAAGAAAACCAGCGTAGAGCCGCTCAAGAGCTAAAGGCGAAGAAACATGCCAGCGTTGAGgtaaatgaaaaggaaggaagcgAGGAACCTTTTTCGGAGATGACGATGAAAGAAAAGCGTCGCTCATTGGTTGATATGTGGGAATCGTTCAGTGAGGCCCAAACACAAGTCACTTCCTTTCAGGAGGATGAGATTGTGCCACAAAAACGAAGCAGAAAAATACTAGAACGAGATAACAGAACAATATCG TTTGATCCAACAGGGGAAGACGACGGAGAGGAACGGGGCGAGGTCGATATAACGGAGGCAATGAGCTCGAGTCGACCGGTTGTTGTAGAGAGCAACGAGAAACTAACCGACGAAGAACAAAGATGGGAGAGCGCTGAAAAATTTCAACCAGGACGACTGCAGAAAACTGTGTTTCATGGCATGACCGAATCGGCTCCAGTGATTGAAGAATCGAATGCAAAACCTCACAAAGGACCAAGTCGATATGATTGGATGAAGGGAGAAAGTTACGCGGACCAAGAAGCGCTGGTGCCGACCAAACTTAAGCTAGGTTTGCAGAGTAACCAAGAAACCCAGGAGATACCAAG GAAAAGTCCAGTTCAATCAAGTTCACCCCAG CCAGTACAGATGGTGACGAAGACGGAAGACCAGGATTCAGAAAGCAGCAGCGAGGAAAGCGAGAGCGGAAGTGAAAGCCCAAGCGAGAGCGAAAGCAAAGAGGAGAGAAAACCACGCATAGACACAGACGAATATCACAAACTGACGGAAGAAGAGAAACAGTGGGAAAGTGCTGGACATTTTCAACCAAAAAAGCTGAATATTGCTCTAATGTCAAGTTTTCAACAAACCCCAACAGATGATGGAGGCTTTAGGCCAGCGCCTAGAAAGACGCAGGAAGGTTATAGCGCTGTACCCAAGAATGCCCCTGACGCCAGCCCCTTGGAACAGGTGACTGTATCGAATAAGCCGCAAAGCAAGATGATTGAAGTCGAAAAAATTAG CCCTGTTCTTGAAGTGAAAGCTGAAACACAG CCAGTACAGATGGTGACGAAGACGGAAGACCAGGATGCAGAAAGCAGCTGCGAGGAAAGCGAGAGCGGAAGTGAAAGCTCAAGCGAGAGCGAAAGCAAAGAGGAGAGAAAACCACGCATAGACACAGACGAATATCACAAACTGACGGAAGATGAGAAACAGTGGGAAAGTGCTGGACATTTTCAACCAAAAAAGCTGAATATTGCTCTAATGTCAAGTTTTCAACAAGCCCCAACAGATGAAGGAGGCTTTAGGCCAGCGCCTAGAAAGACGCAGGAAGGTTCTCGCGCTGTACCCAAGAAAGCCCCTGACGCCAGCCCCTTGGAACAGGTGACTGTACCGAATAAGCCGCAAAGCAAGATGATTGAAGTCGAAAAAATTAG cCCTGTTCATGAAGTGAAAGCTGAAACACAG CCAGTACAGATGGTGACGAAGACGGAAGACCAGGATGCAGAAAGCAGCAGCGAGGAAAGCGAGAGCGGAAGTGAAAGCTCAAGCGAGAGCGAAAGCAAAGAGGAGAGAAAACCACGCATAGACACAGACGAATATCACAAACTGACGGAAGATGAGAAACAGTGGGAAAGTGCTGGACATTTTCAACCAAAAAAGCTGAATATTGCTCTAATGTCAAGTTTTCAACAAGCCCCAACAGATGAAGGAGGCTTTAGGCCAGCGCATAGAAAGACGCAGGAAGGTTCTCGCGCTATACCTAAGAAAGCCCCTGACGCCAGCCCCTTGGAACAGGTGACTGTACCGATTGATCCGCAAAGGAAGATGGTTGAAGTCGAAAAAATTAG CCCTGTTCATGAAGTGAAAGCTGAAACACAG CCAGAAGCATTTGTGTCTAATGAAGAGAGTGAAAGCGAAGAAGAAATTCCCGGATGGCGTAAAGTCGAGGAACAGAGGCGAAAGCAAGAGAAGGAAGAGATCGAGAGAGCCAAGCTGGAGGAAAAATTGCGAATGGAGAGAGAGGCCATGGAGGAGGATAAAAAAGATCAAAGCGATTCAAGCGACGACGAGTTTGAAGCCAAAGTTCGCACAAAAGAGATTCGAAGGATTAATCCAAATCTTCTGGTTCAGTTCTTGACAGGCGACGAGAAAGAACCAGAAAAGCCAGCAAAGTTGGTGAAACTGAAAACCGAAGACGCTGGCGTCGAGTCGTCATCTAGTGACGAAagtgaagacgaagaagaagggGAAGAAATGGAAGAGCAGAGCCAGGAGCCTCGTCCTGTGGAAGACGAATATGAAGAGAAAGTCAAAAGCAGGCAGATAGGAAAGTTAAGGATTGATAACAGCCCTTTCTTTCAAGCGAGGGAAGATACCAGCGAAGTTTCCCAGGGCTCCAAAATTGTCCTACAAAAGGATCCTATAGTTCAGAAAGTAGCAGGCAGCGTTGCCGAGTCCGCTCCGCCGGCAGATTTTGACGTGAGGAGAGGTTATGCTAATGAG CCCGATATCGACTCAGGTGATGGTAGTTCGGAGGAAGAAAGCGACTCCGGTGATGACGTCCCAGAGTGGCGCAAGATCGAGGAAAAGAGAAGGAAACAAGAACAGGAAGAAATTGAACGAGCGAAGTTAGAAGAACAAAGGCGGCGAGAAAGAGAAGCGGTGGAATCAGAAAATGAAGATACGGAGCCACTTGACGATGAATTTGAAGCCAAAGTTCGAACGAAGGAGATCCGAAAGATCAATCCAAACGTGTTATTCCAGTTTATGGGCCAGGCGGGTGAGAAAGAAAACCCGTCTAGCTTCAAGAGGGAAGAAAAGGAAGCAGTTGAAGTTGTGCAAGTGAAAGATGAAACTACGTCGTCCAGTGAAGAAAGCGATGCTGATGATGACAAGGAGAAAGCTGTTGCTGGTGAAGAAGATGTATATGAAACAAAGGTGAAAAGTGGACAAGTTAGGAAGTTGGTGCTAAATAATAGTCCTTTCTACCAAATGACAACTAAGGAAGAACCACAAATGATAGACAGACGCTTTGAAGCGAAAATTAAAATTCCGGAACCAATTGTCCAAGAAGAAGCACTTGTTCAAGTCGTGGATGACAAAGTTGTGGAGTCTGAACCCGATATTTTGTTCCAGGAACCACAAGAAGGAGGTGAGTACGAAGTAAAAGTCAAGTCGAGGGCAGTGAGGAAGTTGAGTGAAGATCAATTCGGTTTCCTTCGGAAGCAAGAAGAGGACGAGCGGCGAAAGTCTTTGGAGAAAGAAAGATTGAAAGCTGAGCGAGAAGAACGCGAAATGCTAAGAAAAGAGGAGGAGCGAAGAAGGCGATTGGAAGCTGAAGCTCGTgctaaagaagaagaaaagatcCTTAAAGAGGAGGAGCTAAAGAGACAGAAGCAAAAGGAAAAGGATCGAAAGGAAGAGGAGAGGAAACGGAAGATTGAAGAGGCTGAAAGGGTACGACGGGAGGAGGAAGAGAGAGTACgtcgagaagaagaagaagaacagatGCGATTGGAAGAAATGCGTCGTCAAAAACTAGAGGCAAAGAAAAAATTCGAGTCTGGTGTATTCGATGAAGTTTCTGTAAACCACACAGAGAAAGATATATATAGTGTGAGGCGACTAGATTCTAACATATTCCTGCAATTTCAAAAGACCTCGTCTGAAGAACCAAAGCAGAAATCGAAGGGAAAAAGTAAGGAGAAGAAGGAGAACAAAATACCGGAACCTGAAACAGAAACTGTAGTGGTGACTTCTGTTGACCTCATTGAGACCAGTCCTTATGACGAACGTTTTGACATAGGTCCCTCGGAAGACTTGGAGTAcgaagaaaaacgaaaaaaggtTGGCAAGCTTGACAAGGATTGGTTTATGAAACAGCAGGAAAGGCAAGCAGAGGAACAACACCTGCGGACAAGAGAACTAGAAGAACAAAGGTtgcgagaagagaaaaatgaAATGCTGAGGGTCAAACAAGAGAAAAGCCATGGGGAAGGACATGAACCCAACTCTGAAGCTCTTGAAAAAAGTGGCTCTGagaaaacaaggaacaaacTTAGTAATGATAATTTCGGTCGCGGTGAGAAAGatgaaaaagtggaaaaaaagaaatcaagaaaaaagaaagacaaatcgaagaaagaaaaaaagagtaaGTCAAAGAGCTCCGAAGATGGTAGTGATTTTGTTCCCGTTCATCAAGATGAAGAGACGGCACATCTGAAAATGCGTTTGCAAAGAGAAAGAGACGAGTCAGAACTTCTTCGCCAGGAAGAAGAGAGACGTCAGTTGGCGATAGAAGAGGAGCAGTACACGGACGATAAACCCAAGAGTGTTGGAAAGTTAAATCAGCAACAGTTCTTGATGTTTCAACAGAAGCCACCTAcctttaaagaaagcaaaaaatccGAGAATGTTGAAGAGATTGTACAAGTCCAAAGTCATAGCAATGTGGAGAGCGCTCCCGTTAACATTGACGAGGCTTTGGAAAAAGAAGACGCTGAATATGAGCTGAAGATAAACAAAGGGAAGAAGCTTGATGTTGACAAATACCTCAGCTGGAGATCACAGGAGGCCCTTGAAGGAGAAAAACGTAAAAAGAAACTAGCAGAAGAGAGAGTGCGTCAAGAACAGGAAGAATTGGCTAAGTTGAGAGCCGAAGAGAAAAAGCGCCTTATGAAAAAACAAGAGCCAGTAGATGAAGAGTACGATGACGAAGATATTGGTGACCACCAAAAATTAGAACTTGATTTAGAGAGACCTGAAGAAGATAAAGCAGACAAAAGAGTGAGTGTTGGCCGCTTGCCGGATCactttcgttcaactttcgaaGGAGATACAAGTAAAAAAGATAAATCAGGCTCCCGTCGGAAATCCGATAAAAACAAAGATTCCAAATCACAGCAAAGTGATTCGCAGTCAAAGAGCTCTCGAAGTTCCTCTTACGACAGCCTCTCGTATGCATGTCACGATAGAGACCTTAATGGCGCTGTCAGTCCGAGGGAGAATGAACCTCTGGAGGAGACATCCACGGACAG GAGCGATTCAAACAAGGATGCACAGCTCAAAGATCGACCAATCGAG TCTTCTGCCACAGAGGAAAAGCCAGTCCCCAAGAAACTCGGTTTAACCATGTTCGCTGCGTTTGAAAAGAGCGACCTTACGTCGGACGTCAAGCTACGCCGtgcaaaaagcgaaaaaaaagtCAGGCCAAAGAGTGTTGGCAATGTGGATCTGCTTTTGTGGAAAGATGATGGAATCATTCCCTCTTCATCCGGGTCGTCGAAAAAGGAGAAGAAGACAGGAAGCTTGCCAAGACCCAAGAGCATTGCATTCTAG